The DNA window CTCGCACTTCTCGATTTACCCGCGCACGTTCATCTTCGGAGCGAAGGCGTCACCCGGTTATTATTATGCGAAACGGATCATTAAACTCATTCATTCGGTGGCTGACAAGGTCAACAGCGACAAACGGACAAATGGGCAGCTAAAGGTCATTTTTTTAGAAAATTACCGCGTGTCGCTCGCCGAGGAAATTTTCCCGGCCGCCGATGTGAGCGAGCAAATTTCGACCGCAAGCAAAGAAGCGTCCGGGACGGGCAACATGAAGTTTATGATGAACGGGGCGATCACGCTCGGCACGCTCGACGGGGCGAATGTCGAAATCGCCGAAGCGGTCGGAAAAGAAAACATGTTTTTGTTCGGGCTGACCGCGGAAGAAGTGCTCAACTACTATGAGCACGGCGGCTACCGGGCGCATGAATATTACCACCACGACAAGCGGATCAAGCAAGTCGTCGATCAGCTGGTGAACGGCTTTTTTCCTGATGTTGACGACTATTTCGAGCCGATTTATGACTCATTGCTGACGCAAAACGATGAATATTTCGTTTTGCGCGACTTTGCTGCTTATGCCGAAGCGCATGAGCAGGTGGAAGCGGCTTACCGCGACCCGGCGCGCTGGTGGTATATGAGCGCTGTCAACATCGCCCACTCCGGCTATTTCGCGAGCGACCGGACGATCGCCGAGTACGCCGCTGACATTTGGGGCATTTCACCGTTGATGTGAAGCAACAGCGAAGCGTGATTAGGAACGATTCGGCGCCAATCAAGAGGTCTGATGTATAACCGCAGCCGCCCTTCGCCCGAAGGCAAAGGCATGAAAGGAAAAGGGACGTTCTGCTCGGTTCAGAACGCCCCTTTTCGTTTTAGTCGTCTCCGTCAAGCCAATCGCCGATGCCGCCTAAGAGGCTGCCTTCGCCGACTGACCGCCCCCCGGCGCTCGGAGCGGCAGCGAGCACGCGGTCAGCGAGCCGGCTGAACGGAAGCGATTGCACCCAGACCGTTCCCGGGCCGGTCACTGTCGCAAAAAACAGTCCTTCACCGCCAAAAAAGGCTGTCTTAATGTTGCCGACATATTCGATGTCGTAATCGACTTCCTTTGTCATCGCGACAAGGCAGCCGGTATCGATGCGCAGCTTTTCCCCCGGCTGCAGCTCGCGGCGGTGAATCGTCCCGCCAGCGTGCAAAAAGGCGAGCCCATCTCCTTCTAGTTTTTGCATAATAAATCCTTCACCGCCGAAAAAGCCAGTGCCGAGCTTGCGCTGAAATTCAATGCCGACAGAGACGCCTTTGGCGGCGCATAAAAACGAATCTTTTTGACAGATCAGTTTCCCGCCGAGCTGGCTCAAATCAACCGGAATAATTTTCCCCGGGTACGGGGCGGCAAAGGCGACGCGGCGCCTGCCGCTTCCTTGATTGGTGAACACGGTCATGAACAAACTTTCCCCGGTGAGCAGCCGTTTGCCGGCGCCGACAAGGCGGCCGAGCAGCCCCCTTCCGCCCGAGGAGCCGTCGCCGAATATCGTCTCCATGGTGATGCCGTCTTCCATCATCATCATGCCGCCCGCTTCCGCAATGACGCTTTCGCGCGGGTCGAGCTCGATTTCGACAAACTGCATGTCATCGCCGTACAGCTGGTAATCAATTTCGTGTGCGTTCATCTTCTCGCCTCCATCATCGTCATCAACGTTCCCGTATGTACTACGGAAAACATGTCTTTACTGTTTCAAAAAAGACCATCGCGCGGATGGTCCTTTTTGACGAAGCTCTCTGGTCTCGGATGGTTCTAAGGATTCGTTTCCCCAAAGTTTTGCTGGGACGGTCTTTCGTCATAGCGGCGGTAACTGTCCTCGGACGTATACGGGTCTTTTTCGTACGCCGGCAAATCGCCGATATTGGACATGATGCCTTCATCGTCCAATTGATTTTCGAGCAGCTCATGCTCTCTCGTCGGATACACGTTGACGTTTTTTCCGTACAAATCGACAGCCGCGAAATTTTCCAAGTCTTCCACATAGCCGACGTTCTCTTCCGACTCAGCGTACACTTCGCCGTAGTAGTCGACGTTTTTGCCAAGGTCGGACGGGGTGTCGGACGTGCCGTAACGGGCGACCTCCTGCCACGCATCCTCAGCATCGTAAGCGACCGACTCATCGCGGTCGTCAAAGTCAAATTTGCCAAACGGCGGCATAAGCACCCCTTCCTCAAGCGGACGTTGTTGAGAGACGGTTTGGTCGGGGCTGTGCTGCCGGCAATAAAGCGTGGTCGGCAGCGCCTCAAGCCGTTCGTACGGGATCGGCTGCCCGCAGATGCGGCACGTTCCGTACGTGCCGTCGGCAATGGCCGCAAGCGCCCGTTCAATTTCACGAAATTCGCGTTCGGTATGTTCGTCTAAGGCGAGATCTTTTTCCCGCTCGTACAGTTCGGTCGCCTCGTCAGCCGGGTGGTTGTCATAGCTCGCCAGCTCGCCGACCGCATCGTGGGCATGGCTGCGCACGAGGCCGAAATGGTCGTTTTGCTTCAGCCGGTCTTCAATGTCCCGCTTCATCTCAAGCAGTGTTGAGCGGAAGGCGGCCAGTTGTTCGCTCGTCAACATCGGTTGCAACCCCTTCCTTCACAATAGCGTCTATATGGTGTAGTATGGGCGAAAATCAAAAAAAAACACGGCCCTTCCGACCGTGTTATAGCCAGCGGCTGACGAGCAAGCCGATGGCGAGCAAAAAGCCAAACTGCGTATTCGTTTGAGCGGTGGCTTTCATCGCCGGCATCATCTCCGCCGGTTTCGTTTTGCCGATAAACCCGCGCGTCGCTGCCACTGCTTTGGGCACGCTCAGCAAGGCAAGCAGCGTCCAAAACGGCACGACGCCGAACAGCACAAGCGCCACAATCCAAAGAAACGCGGCGGCAAACATCAGAGCGAGCACGAGGATCGCCCGATCGCGCCCGACTAAAATGGCGAGCGTTTTTCTCCCTTTCTCGCGGTCGCCGTCTAGGTCGCGGATGTTATTGGCAAGCAAAATCGCGCCGACTAAAATGGCGACCGGAATGGCCACGAGCACCGCTTTCGCGCTAACATCGCCCGTTTGGATGAAAAAGGAAATCAAAATGATGACAAATCCCATAAAAAACCCAGCCGCCAGCTCGCCAAACGGCGTGTAAGCGATCGGAAACGGCCCGCCGGTGTAAAAGTAGCCGGCTGCCATACAAACCGTACCGATGACGGCAAGCCACCAGCTGCTTTGCGAGCAAATGTAAACGCCGATGAGCATCGCCGCTCCAAGGCAGGCGAACGCCAGCGTCAATACGGTTCGCGGCTCGAGGCCATCGCGGACGATGGCGCCGCCGATGCCGACCGATTCCGGCGAATCGAGACCGCGCTTATAATCATAATACTCGTTAAACATGTTGGTTGCGGTCTGGATGAGTAACGAAGCGATCAGCATGGCAGCAAAGAGCGAAAGGCGAATCGCCGTCTCGCCAAGCGCCAGCACCGTGCCGACGCATACCGGTACAAACGCCGCCGTCAGCGTATGCGGCCGCGTCAGTCGCCAAAAGACACGCCAGTCGCGGCGGGCTGGCGGTCGATGATCGATATGTGTGGATGGCTGCATATGGATTTCCCCTTAATGTTTCGTGAAAATATAGTCAAAATAAGTGTAGGAAAACGTTTAAGGCGTGTCAACCCTTTCCGATAGATAAATGATTTCCTATTATATATAATGGACGTAGGGGATGGAGAGGGAATCTTACGAAAGAAAGCGTGAGGGTCGTGGCGATTGTATTTCAACATAAAATCCAACAGCAACTGCACGAGCTGGCGGCGAGCGCCGCACGGCCGTTTGTCAGCTGGACGGAACCGTTGGAAGACATCGATCCGGTTTCTTTTTTTATGCAAGGACCGGCCTGCGGGTTTCGCGAGCGGTTTTTTTGGTCTGACCGAAGCGGCGGCACCGTCTTTGTCGGCCTTGGCTCGGCCTATGCGATCGAAACAGAGGAAACGGACGGACGGTTTCAGTATATCGAACAAGAGCGGCGACGATGGGCCGGACAGATCGAGCAGCACGGCGAAGCGGATATGCCGCCGCTGTTGTTCGGCGGGTTTTCGTTTGACCCGCACCGGCCGCCCACTTCGGTATGGTGCGGGTTTTCAGCCGGAAAGCTCGTGGCGCCGGCTGTGCTTCTCTCGGTCAAAAACGGACGGACGTTGCTGACGGTCACGCTGCCTGCTGGCGGCATGGAGCGGGACATGGAACGAATCGGGCGGCTGCTTCGACGGATGGAAGAGCCATTGCCGTCTTCTGCAACGCTTCCGACGCTCATCTCGGATGAAGAAGAGGAAAAAGAGCGATGGCTCGCGGCGGTTCATGAAGCGATCGCCTCGATTCGCACCGGCCGATTGGAGAAAGTCGTGCTCGCCCGCGCGCGGCGGTTGGCGTTCAACGCGGCGATTGACGCCGCTTTTGTGCTCGCGCGGCTTCGCGAGCAGCAGCCGTTTGCCTATCTGTTTGCGTTTGAACAAGACGGCCGCTGTTTTATTGGCGCCTCGCCTGAGCAGCTTGTCCAAAAAGAAGGGGAGACGTGCCGCTCAGTGTGCCTAGCGGGGTCCGTGCGCCGCGGGGGCAGCGCGACGGAAGATGAACAGCTTGGCGCCTGGCTGCAGGCGGATTCGAAAAACCGTGAGGAACATCAGTTTGTTGTGCGCATGATCCGAAGCTTGTTTTCGTCCGTTTGTGAGACGGTGGAGATGCCGGCTGCGCCGCAGCTTCTGAAGCTGCCGCATATCCAGCATTTGTGCACGCCGGTCGTCGGCCGCGGTTGCCTGGAGCCATCGGTGCTGCGCCTTGTGGAACTGATGCACCCGACGCCGGCGCTCGGCGGAACGCCGCGCGAACGGGCGATGGAAGCGATCCGTTCCCTTGAACCGCTTGATCGCGGGTGGTACGCTGCTCCGATCGGCTGGGTGGATGCGGACGGCAACGGGGAATGGGCGGTCGCCATTCGCTCCGGTTTGCTTGACGGGAACAAGGCTACGCTGTTTGCCGGCTGCGGCATTGTCGCCCATTCGGATCCAACGAGCGAGTATGAAGAGACGAACGTCAAAATGGCCCCGATGTTATCAGCTTTAGGAGTGATGAACAATGACTAACGCGTTGTCATATTATGTGGCCGCCTTTGTTGACGGGCTGGTGCAAGCTGGGGTGACGGAAGCCGTCATCAGCCCTGGTTCGCGCTCGACGCCGCTTGCGATGGCGATGGCGGAGCATCGCGGTCTCCGCTTTTCGATGCATATCGATGAGCGATCGGCGGCGTTTTTTGCCCTCGGCATGGCGAAAGCGAAACAGCGGCCGGTCGCGTTAGTATGCACGTCGGGGACGGCGGCGGCCAACTATTTGCCGGCCATCGTTGAAGCGCACTATTCGCGTGTACCGCTTGTCGTGCTGACGGCCGATCGGCCGCACGAGCTGCGCGATGTCGGCGCGCCGCAAGCGATTGACCAGCTGCATTTATACGGCCGCTATGCGAAATGGTTTGTCGACTTGGCGCTGCCGGAAGAGACGGATTCGATGCTTCGCTATGCGCGGACGATGGCGGCAAGGGCCGCGGCCATCGCGGCGGGCGCGCCGGCTGGGCCTGTGCACGTCAACGTTCCGCTCCGCGAGCCGCTCGTGCCGATCATCGACGAGGACGTTTGGGAGCGGGTGCGCACCGTGGCGGAAACACCGCAAATGATCTGCGGTCATGCGACGCTGTCAGCAGAAAACGCGGCGGCGCTCTATGAGCAGTTGGCCGCAGCCAAGCGCGGGCTGATCGTTTGTGGACCGCTTGACCAGCCCGGTTTTGCCGAGGCGGTGACGGAGCTGGCAAGGGCGCTTGATGTTCCGATTCTCGCCGATCCGCTTTCCCAGCTGCGCGCCGGTTCGCACGACAAAACGTATGTCATTGACAGCTATGATGCCATGTTAAAAGACGAGGCGATCGCTTCAAAGCTCGTGCCGGACGTCGTGCTCCGGTTTGGCGCCATGCCGGTATCCAAGCCGCTCTTTTTATGGCTCAAGCAACACCGCTCGATCCGCCAAATCGTTGTCGATGATGGCGGCTGGCGCGATCCGACATTGTCGGCGGCATGTGTCGTCCATAGTAATGAAACCGTTTTTTGCCGCCAGCTGCTTGACATCGCCGAACCGAAGCGAAACGAGAGCGCCTGGTCGACGACGTGGCGGGAGATCAACGACATCGCCCGCACCGTGTTGCGGGAGCACTTGCCGGCAGGCGAATGGTTTGAAGGGAAAGTGTTTGCTGAACTCGCTGAGCTGCTGCCGGCGGGAGCCACACTTTTTGTCGGCAACAGCATGCCGATCCGCGATGCCGATACGTTTCTCTTTGCCACGGACAAGCCGCTTCGCGTTCTCGCCAACCGCGGCGCCAACGGCATTGACGGCGTCGTCTCAAGCGCTTTGGGCGCAAGCTCTGTTGCGCAGCCGCTCGTGCTTGTCATCGGCGATTTGTCGTTTTACCATGACGTAAACGGCCTGCTGGCGGCCAAAATGCATGGGCTGCAGGCGACGATCGTACTGCTGAACAATAACGGCGGCGGCATTTTCTCCTTTTTGCCGCAGGCGCGCCATGAAGGGCCGTTTGAAACGTTGTTCGGCACGCCGACGAATTTGTCGTTTGCGCATGCAGTCGAGATGTATGGCGGCCGTTATGCGGTGCCGTACACATGGGACGAATTTCGCCTCCATGTCGCCGAATCGCTCGACACAGGCGGGCTGAACGTTATCGAAGTGCGCACGTCGCGCGCGGAAAATGTCCAAATGCATCGATTGTTGTGGGAACGTGTTTCCCAGGAAATCGGGAAATT is part of the Geobacillus sp. 46C-IIa genome and encodes:
- a CDS encoding TIGR00266 family protein, with amino-acid sequence MNAHEIDYQLYGDDMQFVEIELDPRESVIAEAGGMMMMEDGITMETIFGDGSSGGRGLLGRLVGAGKRLLTGESLFMTVFTNQGSGRRRVAFAAPYPGKIIPVDLSQLGGKLICQKDSFLCAAKGVSVGIEFQRKLGTGFFGGEGFIMQKLEGDGLAFLHAGGTIHRRELQPGEKLRIDTGCLVAMTKEVDYDIEYVGNIKTAFFGGEGLFFATVTGPGTVWVQSLPFSRLADRVLAAAPSAGGRSVGEGSLLGGIGDWLDGDD
- a CDS encoding yteA family sporulation protein — protein: MLTSEQLAAFRSTLLEMKRDIEDRLKQNDHFGLVRSHAHDAVGELASYDNHPADEATELYEREKDLALDEHTEREFREIERALAAIADGTYGTCRICGQPIPYERLEALPTTLYCRQHSPDQTVSQQRPLEEGVLMPPFGKFDFDDRDESVAYDAEDAWQEVARYGTSDTPSDLGKNVDYYGEVYAESEENVGYVEDLENFAAVDLYGKNVNVYPTREHELLENQLDDEGIMSNIGDLPAYEKDPYTSEDSYRRYDERPSQQNFGETNP
- a CDS encoding 1,4-dihydroxy-2-naphthoate polyprenyltransferase, whose product is MQPSTHIDHRPPARRDWRVFWRLTRPHTLTAAFVPVCVGTVLALGETAIRLSLFAAMLIASLLIQTATNMFNEYYDYKRGLDSPESVGIGGAIVRDGLEPRTVLTLAFACLGAAMLIGVYICSQSSWWLAVIGTVCMAAGYFYTGGPFPIAYTPFGELAAGFFMGFVIILISFFIQTGDVSAKAVLVAIPVAILVGAILLANNIRDLDGDREKGRKTLAILVGRDRAILVLALMFAAAFLWIVALVLFGVVPFWTLLALLSVPKAVAATRGFIGKTKPAEMMPAMKATAQTNTQFGFLLAIGLLVSRWL
- a CDS encoding isochorismate synthase MenF yields the protein MAIVFQHKIQQQLHELAASAARPFVSWTEPLEDIDPVSFFMQGPACGFRERFFWSDRSGGTVFVGLGSAYAIETEETDGRFQYIEQERRRWAGQIEQHGEADMPPLLFGGFSFDPHRPPTSVWCGFSAGKLVAPAVLLSVKNGRTLLTVTLPAGGMERDMERIGRLLRRMEEPLPSSATLPTLISDEEEEKERWLAAVHEAIASIRTGRLEKVVLARARRLAFNAAIDAAFVLARLREQQPFAYLFAFEQDGRCFIGASPEQLVQKEGETCRSVCLAGSVRRGGSATEDEQLGAWLQADSKNREEHQFVVRMIRSLFSSVCETVEMPAAPQLLKLPHIQHLCTPVVGRGCLEPSVLRLVELMHPTPALGGTPRERAMEAIRSLEPLDRGWYAAPIGWVDADGNGEWAVAIRSGLLDGNKATLFAGCGIVAHSDPTSEYEETNVKMAPMLSALGVMNND
- the menD gene encoding 2-succinyl-5-enolpyruvyl-6-hydroxy-3-cyclohexene-1-carboxylic-acid synthase, whose protein sequence is MTNALSYYVAAFVDGLVQAGVTEAVISPGSRSTPLAMAMAEHRGLRFSMHIDERSAAFFALGMAKAKQRPVALVCTSGTAAANYLPAIVEAHYSRVPLVVLTADRPHELRDVGAPQAIDQLHLYGRYAKWFVDLALPEETDSMLRYARTMAARAAAIAAGAPAGPVHVNVPLREPLVPIIDEDVWERVRTVAETPQMICGHATLSAENAAALYEQLAAAKRGLIVCGPLDQPGFAEAVTELARALDVPILADPLSQLRAGSHDKTYVIDSYDAMLKDEAIASKLVPDVVLRFGAMPVSKPLFLWLKQHRSIRQIVVDDGGWRDPTLSAACVVHSNETVFCRQLLDIAEPKRNESAWSTTWREINDIARTVLREHLPAGEWFEGKVFAELAELLPAGATLFVGNSMPIRDADTFLFATDKPLRVLANRGANGIDGVVSSALGASSVAQPLVLVIGDLSFYHDVNGLLAAKMHGLQATIVLLNNNGGGIFSFLPQARHEGPFETLFGTPTNLSFAHAVEMYGGRYAVPYTWDEFRLHVAESLDTGGLNVIEVRTSRAENVQMHRLLWERVSQEIGKFLEQKGMEEPWN